In Boudabousia tangfeifanii, the DNA window TATGTGACAACCGGCTTATTCTTAAGTTCATCGTACTTACCCGATTCAATTTCTTTAATGAAGTCATGGGTAGTTTTCACATCTGGCACGATAGCGTCTTTGAAACGACCGATTTCTGCTTCCATAGCGTTACGACCATCGAAGAAGACGACCTCGTCACCGCGTTCTTCCATCAATTCGTGAAGCTGTTCTGGCTTCAGGTGGACGCCGCCACCGATTACGCCCTTTTCGTTAACTTCTAGTTCTTCTGGCGCACCAAAGGCAACGATTTCGTCGCGTACCTTGACGCTCAAGCGTGGGAAGTCTTCGGCTCCACCTTCGGACCACTTAAATTCCATGCCTTTGAACGCTGGGAACGCTTTGGTCCGGCGCACGTATTCTTTGCAGGAGGCCAAGGTGCCGCCGACAGTGCCATTAATCCCGTGCTTTGAAACGAGGATGCGTCCTTTTAGTCCGAGCATTTCGCACAAGGTGCGCTGCCAGAACATTACTGCTTGCGGATCTTCTAGCGGGGCAAACCCGTAGTAAAGAAGAATCCGGCTTTCTGTTAAATCTGTTTTTGAGTAACCCATGCCTACCAGTATAGGCGGCTTCGCGGCTTTCATCGTGCTGGGTTAACTTTCAGCACCGAGGACGACTGAGGCATGCAAAACCGACCACAGATAGTAGAAAAACCGTGAGTTTAATGAGACTATCGCAACCGCCTGAGATGAAGCGAGGGAAAATATCGAAAACTAAAAGCTTTATTCATGCACTACGGGTTTGCCCTTGGGTTGGGCTTGGGCTTGACTAAGACTAGCAAGAGTACCTTAGAGGCCAATAGTGCCTAGAAATGTAAAAGTGCCCCGACAGGGGCTTGAACCCTGGACCGACGGATTATGAGTCCGCTGCTCTAACCGACTGAGCTATCGGGGCAATAGCCATAAGAGTAACTATTTTGTGCTTTAGTGTCTAGTTAAAAATAAGCCTGTGGAATACTTTCAAACACTTTTTTCGCTACCAGTTAGCGCTTTGACCTGATCTTAGAAATCGTTACTTTCCAGAGTATCGTTCGCTCAGTTACAGAGCCCACAAGGTTGGTATTAGGCGGGTAGAGCCCGACGCTGCTGCTCGAGCTGGTTAAGTTCGCTAAGCATGGCAACCGCTTTATTCGGGTCAGTGCCTTCACGTTGGAGGCGCGAGCGCAAGTTTGCGATTTGATGGTTCAAACCAAAACGCTGCATGGCAATCACTAGCCCGTGCGCATAAGCACTGACTCCAGCCTCATCTAATCCAGGCAGAGCTTGCAACATCAACCAATTTAAACTGGCGTGCAAACTTTCTGGAGCCATATCAAAAACCATTTGGCTCCAGTGCTTGTTTGCTTCGGCGCGATGTCCCGCAGCGTATTGGCGAGTCATTTGCACAAAGAATTCCACTCCCCCAAGGGAAATGATAGTTTCATAAATGGCACGCAAGGATGCGTTCGTAAACCATTGTGGATCTAGCGAGTCGAAGCCAGAACGGTAAAGCGCCTGCGGGATCTGCAATGCAGCCGACAAAAGATCAGCTTGAGTGCGTTCCGCAGGATCAAGTTGGCGCGCCACTGGACGTGCTGGGGCAGGTACTGACCCGTTTTCCGCTCCCATGCGTTGAGCTTGAGCTTTCGCATTCTTGGATTTCTTCACTGCCGCTTCCACTTCAGCTTCCGGCAAGGACAGCCAAGCGGCCAGTTCTCGCTGGTAGCCTCGCCGCATTGATAGATCGCGAATGTCAGCAAGTACTGGGGCTGCTAACCATAGTCCGGCAACGCGCCCTTCAACCGTATCGAGGTCGAGGTCGGCCAGCTTAGAGTGAATCACGAAGGCAAAGAGTGGTTCTCGTCGAGCCACAAGGTCGCGTACCGCCTGATCGCCTTGGTGCAGGCGCAAATCGCAGGGGTCGAGGCCAGATTCGGCTACTGCCACATAGGTTTGGGCAGCAAATTCCTGATCTTCATTAAAAGCTCGTAAGGCCGCTTTTTGCCCGGCTCCATCGCCATCGAAAGTGAAGATTACTTCCCCACCGAGGGCTTTACCACCGCTAAGGACCACGCCAGAAGCGCTATCTCTGCTTTGCCCAATCAAACGTCGCAGCATTTTGGCGTGCTCTGAGCCAAAAGCCGTGCCACAGGTAGCAACCGCAGTAGTAACCCCCGCTAGATGAGCAGCCATTACATCGGTGTAGCCTTCAACAATCACCACCTGTTTTTGGGTGACGATGGCT includes these proteins:
- a CDS encoding rhodanese-related sulfurtransferase — its product is MKAAKPPILVGMGYSKTDLTESRILLYYGFAPLEDPQAVMFWQRTLCEMLGLKGRILVSKHGINGTVGGTLASCKEYVRRTKAFPAFKGMEFKWSEGGAEDFPRLSVKVRDEIVAFGAPEELEVNEKGVIGGGVHLKPEQLHELMEERGDEVVFFDGRNAMEAEIGRFKDAIVPDVKTTHDFIKEIESGKYDELKNKPVVTYCTGGIRCEILSSLMKKRGFNEVYQLDGGIVRYGEKFGDEGYWEGSLYVFDRRMHLEFTDKAKQLGKCTHCGEGTNDFRNCENQECRKQTLICDKCWDEAEHRYCENCAPVKANA
- the dnaG gene encoding DNA primase, with the translated sequence MAGMIKREDIEAVRDRSDIERIVSEHVTLRPAGVGSLKGLCPFHDEKTPSFHVRPSLNRWHCFGCGEGGDVISFVEKIHHQSFVEAVEWLAGRLGMTLTYEDGKGPSPVAHGKRQRLAEANRVAEAFFQAQLNTNEGALAREFLLQRKFDKAAAEHFSLGYAPKGWDNLLRHLRSQGFTEAEIVDSGLATRGARGVYDRFRGRLIWPIRDLTGATVGFGARKIFPDDEGPKYLNTPETLLYKKSQVLYGLDLAKKAIVTQKQVVIVEGYTDVMAAHLAGVTTAVATCGTAFGSEHAKMLRRLIGQSRDSASGVVLSGGKALGGEVIFTFDGDGAGQKAALRAFNEDQEFAAQTYVAVAESGLDPCDLRLHQGDQAVRDLVARREPLFAFVIHSKLADLDLDTVEGRVAGLWLAAPVLADIRDLSMRRGYQRELAAWLSLPEAEVEAAVKKSKNAKAQAQRMGAENGSVPAPARPVARQLDPAERTQADLLSAALQIPQALYRSGFDSLDPQWFTNASLRAIYETIISLGGVEFFVQMTRQYAAGHRAEANKHWSQMVFDMAPESLHASLNWLMLQALPGLDEAGVSAYAHGLVIAMQRFGLNHQIANLRSRLQREGTDPNKAVAMLSELNQLEQQRRALPA